The Neodiprion fabricii isolate iyNeoFabr1 chromosome 4, iyNeoFabr1.1, whole genome shotgun sequence genome window below encodes:
- the LOC124180706 gene encoding pancreatic triacylglycerol lipase-like — protein sequence MEKYLSLGPVVIFGSFLFYYIQSPRLVSTVDFYPNSGYALQPGCSLTLLHLGRSLVCSSHSAYKYWSESVEDPSAFEAIACDSWTQFEAGECTGTTDYMGYGYSLNATGNFYLETNSESPYSMREKGIIYDGSKLNILSAEVLEWLGSLI from the exons ATGGAAAAATACCTGTCGCTTGGTCCAGTAGTCATATTCGgttcctttttattttactatattCAGTCACCAAGGTTGGTGAGTACTGTAGATTTTTATCCAAACAGTGGATATGCTTTACAACCTGGATGTTCTCTGACCTTGT TACATCTAGGAAGGTCTCTAGTCTGCAGTAGTCACTCGGCATATAAATATTGGTCAGAATCAGTGGAAGACCCTTCAGCCTTTGAAGCAATTGCTTGTGATTCTTGGACTCAATTTGAGGCTGGAGAATGTACAGGAACAACCGATTACATGGGTTACGGGTATTCTCTTAA TGCAACTGGCAACTTCTACCTCGAAACTAACAGCGAATCTCCTTACTCTATGAGAGAAAAGGGAATCATCTACGATGGTAGTAAGCTGAACATTTTATCTGCAGAGGTACTTGAGTGGTTAGGAAGTTTGATCTAA